In the Sandaracinus amylolyticus genome, GAGAGCTCGCGCATGCGCGCTCTCTCCTGGGGCGCAGCGCGGCGTGCGTCCAGGTCAGCCCTTGAACGCCTTCGCGAACGCGGGGCGGGCCATCAGGCGCCCCAGGTACGCCTGGAGCGCGGGGTGGCCCTCGAGCATCCCCATGTTGCCCGCGAGCGCGATGTCGAACCCGACCACGACGTCGGCCGCGCTGAACGCGCCGCCCACGAGCCAGTCCTGCTTCGACAGCGTCTTCACGAGGAACGGCGCCGCGGTCTTCCACGTCGCGTCGGCGCGCTCGACGAGCTCGGGACGGCGCTTGTCGGGCGGCAGGAACATCGTGTGGAACAGCCGATCGACCAGCGGTCCGTCGAGGGTCGCGGGCGCGTAGACGATCCACTGGTACCAGCGCGCGCGCTCCGGCGTGCCGACCTTCGGCGCGAGCCCGCGATCGGCGTGCAGATCCGCGAGCTGCATGCAGATCGCGGCGGACTCGATGATCGCCTCGCCTTCGATCTCGAACGCGGGCACCCGTCCGTGCGGGTGGATCTCGAGGTAGTCGGGCTGCTTGGTGTCCTTGCGGAGATCGAGTGTCTTCAGGTCGTACGGGATCCCGAGCTCCTCGAGGATCCATCGGACTCGGGCCCCTCGGGTCCCAGGCATCGCGGCGTCGTAGAGCTTCATCGTGTCGTGGCTCCTCTTCCCCCGCGCGCGAGAGTATCCCGAGCGCAGCGAGTGACGGACGATCGGTGTGACCACCAAGGCGGATCGGATGCGATCGCTCGTCTTGGTGTCCTTCCTCGTGCTCGCCGCGTGCGGTGAGGCTCCTCGCGTCGACGCGGACGGTGGCGTCGTCGACGACGCATCGACGCCTCCGCCTTCCGAGCGCGACGTGCGTGTGCCCGATCGCGCGGTGATCGCGTGGATGCGCACCGATCCCTCGGACACCTGGTGGCTCGAGGAGCGCATCGCGCCGATCGCGCAGGTGCAGGGCGATCGCGATCCCGGTGTGCGCGCGATCGTGCGCGCCGGGAGCGACGGTGCGCGCGTGGTGGTGTGGGAGCCCGCGGCGAGCGACCGCTTGATCGATGCGGTGCTGCACCCGTCGGGCGAGTGGACCGCATCGGGCGTCGACGATCGGTGGCGGCCGTTCCTCGCGCGCGGCGATCGCGACGGGATGCGGGCGCGCGTGGTGCTCGAAGATCCGACGCTCGCGGACGAGCCCGGCGCGTGGCTCCCGAGCGCGACGCGGGACGCGCTGCGCGTCGGCCTGGTCAGCGCGCCCTCGGTGCGCCTCGTCGCCGACGGCGAGGACGTGCTCGTCGTGCTGATGAACGACTCGCACGCGGTGCTCGCGTATCGCGTGCAGTGGCGCGACGAGGAGATCGAGCGCCTCTCGCGCACGTTGGTCTCGCCCGCGACCGGCATGCTGCCCGCCCTTCCGATGGGCGGGAGCTACGACCCCTTCGACGCGATGTGGGCGCAGTTCCTGGTGTTCGCGGCGAGCGACGGAGCGGGCCGCACCTACGTCGCGTGCTTCGCGGACCGCTCGCGCCTCGGCGCGCACAACGTGTACTTCGGCACCGAGCACGCGCTGCTGCGCACGCCGGAGTCCGGCACCTATCGCCCGAGCGACGTGCTCGTGGTGCGCATCGATCGCGACGGCACCCACGCATGGTCGCGCGTGGTCGGCACGGTCGATCGCGACGACCTGGTGTTCGGCATCGCGGCATCGGGCGAGCGCGTCGCGGTGATCGGCCGCAGCCGCCGCGAGGGCGGCCACGACAACACCGAGCTCCACGTGATGATCGCGCCGCTCTCCGCCGACGGCACCGTCGCCGCGACGATCACCTGGGACGCGCTCGACTCGGGGATCGCGCAGGCCGCGACGTTCGACGCCGGAGGCACGCTCTGGGTCGGCGGCACCGAGGGCTGGACCCAGAACCCCGACGGCTTGAGCGTGCTCCGCGACGGGCACCCGTTCGTGGTGCGCGTCGCGGGCGGCGAGATCGCACGCGCGGACGACGTGCTGCCCGAGACGCACGGGCACGCCGAGCTGCGCGCGCTCGCGGTGCAGGGCGGTCGCGTGTGGGCGGCGGGGCTCGAGAACGGACCGCTCACGCACACCCACGATGCGGACCCGTCGCGCGTCCGCTCGGACGCGTGGTGGACGTATTCACCCCATGAATGACTCGGCGCGGACCTATCATCGCGCGCGTGCCGACGTTCGATCCCCAGCGGCTCCGCGCCTCGTTCTTCGCGCCGATCGATCGGCCGGGGATCGTGCTCGCGCCGGCGGAGCGCGCGAGCGATCGATTTGCGGGCGCCGAGCTGGTGCTCCAAGGGGTTCGTGAGCGGAGCCCGCGCTTCTCGGTCAGCGTGGTCGCGCTCGAGAGCGCGATCGCCGCGGGGCGACTGCGCGGGGATCTCGTCGCGTCGGTGCGGCGCGACGATGCGATGGTCGGCCTCCTCTGGGTCGAGGCGCACGGGCCGGCGTCGACCGTCGAGCTCTACGTGCGCGAGATCGTGATGCGCGCCGATCAACGCGGCGCCGGGCTCGGCGGCGCGCTGCTGGCGCGGCTCGAGCGCGCGGCCCGCGACGCCTCGGCGCGCGCGCTGACGCTCGACTTCATGGAGGACAACCCGCGGGTCGCGCCGCTCTATGCGCGCGCGGGGTTCGAGCGCGTCGGCGTCGATCTCGACGCCCGCGCGGAGCACGTCGTGGAGCGCTCGCGCGCGGCGCGCAGCTTCGATGCGGCGCGTGATCTCGAGGCGGTGATCGAGCTCGTGCAGGCGCGGCGGCTCGCGTGCGACTTCCGCAACCCGCTGGTCGCGCGCGACGAGATCCGGCGGCGCTTGCTCGCGCTGGGCCCCGATCAGCGCGTCGTGCTGCTCGAGGACGAGCGCGCCGTGTTCGGGCTCGCGTGGTGCGAGCTCGTGCCCTCGGCGCTCGACGGCGCGCTCGTGTGCGTCGTGCGCGTCCTCCACGTCGAGCCCGATCGTCCTGCGTCGATGCTCGGTGATCTGCTCGACGCGGTGCGCATCGAGGTCGCGCCGCGACGTCCCGTGCGCTTCGCGATCACGGTGTGGTCGACGCGCGAGGACTGGCTCGAGACGCTCTGCGCGCGCGGCGCGCGCGTCGCGCGGCACAAGCTTCGGAAGGCACTCCTCTAACCGCGGAGCTTCGCCTCGACGAGCTTGCTCAGCTCCGCCTCGGTCACGCCGAGGCGCGCTGCGACCTTGTGCGCGAGCGACGTGGTCGCGACGCCGGGCACGAACTGGTAGGTCGGCTTCTCCTCGGGATCGAGCTCGACCTGCAGGAACGCGAGGCTCTCGACCGGGCGCTCTCGGTCGAGCCGCGCGGCGAGGCCGAGGAAGTGCGTGCTCACGAACACCTGGGGGCGCAGCCGCGGAAGCAGCGAGACCACCATCGCGAAGATGTCCTCGCCCTCGTTGGGGTTCGTGCCCGAGCACAGCTCGTCGAGGATCGCGACGCTGCCCGGCTGGAGCTGCTCGAAGAGCTGACGGATGCGCATCAGCTCGGTGCCCAGGCGTCCCTCGACCTGCGCCGCGTCGCCGTCGGTGACCAGCGAGAGGAACAAGTTCGGAGCCCGAACGATCCGCGCCTGGGCCGCGGGCACGAAGAGCCCGACCTGACCCAGCAGCTGCGTCAGCGCGAGCGACTGCAAGAGCCGCGTTTTTCCCCCGGAATTCGGCCCGGTGATCACCACCAGCGCGTCGTGGCGCGGCACCGGCACGTCGCACGGGATCGGCGTCACGTCCTGGAGGAAGAGCAGCGGGTTGAAGAGCCGCTCGATCGCGCGCTCGCCCTCGCCGTCGAGGATCTCGGGCAGGCACACCTCGAGGCCCTTGGCGCGCGCGAGATCGCGGAAGCCGAGCGCCGCGAGGTAGGTCTCGATCGGGCCGGTGCTCGCGAGGATCGCGACGACGTCGTCGGCGAGCGGCGCGAACACCTCCTCGAGCAGGCGCACCACGACCTCGCTCTCGCCGTAGCGATAGCCGCGCAGGAACGAGAGCATGCGCTGGAAGAAGCGACCGATCGGCCCGGGTAGGATCGAGGTCTCGGTCTCGCGGATCGCGAGCACGCCGAAGCCGCGGATCGTCCCGTCCGATCCGAGGCGCAGCCGCACGTCGACCGTCGCGAGGTTCCCCTCGACGTCGACGAGCTGCACGAGACGCGACCACGCCTCGCGACCGCGCACCCGCTGCCCGAGATCACGAAGCCGAGAGAGCACGCTCTGCGCGCCCTCGAATCCGTCGGCCATCGCCTCGACGCAACGGCGCAGCGCGACCAGCACGCCGACCTTGCGCCGCACGAGGTTGGGCTCGGTGCCGGTCGAGAGCTCGAGCGCCTCGCGCAGCCGCCGCACCGCGAGGTACACCCGCTCGAGATCGCCGCGCATCGCCGGCTTCTCGACGAGCTCGGCGAGCACGCGCTGCCGCGTCGCTCCGTCGATCGCGTGCGCGGGCGGGGTCTCGAGCACGCGGCGCAGCACCTTCGCGTTCGCGTCGAGGTGCGCGCCCTCGATCGTCACGCGCAGGCTGCTGCGCACGAGCTCGTCGAGGTAGAGCTGCGACGCGAACGCCGCGGGATCGAAGGTGCTGGGCGCGAGGGGCAGGGCCTCGATCAGCGTGTCGAACACGCCCTCGCAGTCGCCGCCCTCGAACGCGAAGCGCACGAGCTCCGACGAGCCGCGCAGATCGCCCCACGCGCGCGGCTCCGCGTGCAGCAGGTCGGGCACCATCGGCCCGCTGAGCGCGGGCTTCGCGCCGACCGGCTGCACGTAGAAGCTCGGAGGGCCGCCCGCATCGGCGCCCGCAGGCAGCGCACGCCGCCTGCGACGCAGGCTCTCCGAGGTCGATCGTCGTCCGAGCACGAGGCGCACGTTCTACCTGATCTCGAAGGCGGACACCTCACGCGCGCCGAGGTTCCCGCCCGTTCGATCAGGACGGCCCCGGAGCTAGTCGACGAAGATCGTGCCGACCATCCCCACCGTCGCGTGGGGCACGCAGTAGTAGCCGTACGCGCCCGCGGGGCTCATCACGAAGCTCGCGGTGTCGCCGCTCCCGTGAGGCGCCGTCGGCAGCGGCGTGGTGCCCGCCGCGTCGGGGACGAGCGTCCCGCCGATCACGCGTCCGGCCTGCAGCGGGTGCGACGAGAAGTTGCCGACGAAGGTGACCGTGGTGCCCGCCGTGACCGCGATGCACGCCGGCGAGTACGCCTGCGACTCGTCGCTGAAGTGGATCTCGACGCTCTCGCGATCGGTGAGATCGGCCGCGACGCCGCGCGAGCAACCGTGGATCGT is a window encoding:
- a CDS encoding GNAT family N-acetyltransferase; translation: MPTFDPQRLRASFFAPIDRPGIVLAPAERASDRFAGAELVLQGVRERSPRFSVSVVALESAIAAGRLRGDLVASVRRDDAMVGLLWVEAHGPASTVELYVREIVMRADQRGAGLGGALLARLERAARDASARALTLDFMEDNPRVAPLYARAGFERVGVDLDARAEHVVERSRAARSFDAARDLEAVIELVQARRLACDFRNPLVARDEIRRRLLALGPDQRVVLLEDERAVFGLAWCELVPSALDGALVCVVRVLHVEPDRPASMLGDLLDAVRIEVAPRRPVRFAITVWSTREDWLETLCARGARVARHKLRKALL
- a CDS encoding MutS-related protein, whose amino-acid sequence is MRLVLGRRSTSESLRRRRRALPAGADAGGPPSFYVQPVGAKPALSGPMVPDLLHAEPRAWGDLRGSSELVRFAFEGGDCEGVFDTLIEALPLAPSTFDPAAFASQLYLDELVRSSLRVTIEGAHLDANAKVLRRVLETPPAHAIDGATRQRVLAELVEKPAMRGDLERVYLAVRRLREALELSTGTEPNLVRRKVGVLVALRRCVEAMADGFEGAQSVLSRLRDLGQRVRGREAWSRLVQLVDVEGNLATVDVRLRLGSDGTIRGFGVLAIRETETSILPGPIGRFFQRMLSFLRGYRYGESEVVVRLLEEVFAPLADDVVAILASTGPIETYLAALGFRDLARAKGLEVCLPEILDGEGERAIERLFNPLLFLQDVTPIPCDVPVPRHDALVVITGPNSGGKTRLLQSLALTQLLGQVGLFVPAAQARIVRAPNLFLSLVTDGDAAQVEGRLGTELMRIRQLFEQLQPGSVAILDELCSGTNPNEGEDIFAMVVSLLPRLRPQVFVSTHFLGLAARLDRERPVESLAFLQVELDPEEKPTYQFVPGVATTSLAHKVAARLGVTEAELSKLVEAKLRG
- a CDS encoding glutathione S-transferase family protein, translated to MKLYDAAMPGTRGARVRWILEELGIPYDLKTLDLRKDTKQPDYLEIHPHGRVPAFEIEGEAIIESAAICMQLADLHADRGLAPKVGTPERARWYQWIVYAPATLDGPLVDRLFHTMFLPPDKRRPELVERADATWKTAAPFLVKTLSKQDWLVGGAFSAADVVVGFDIALAGNMGMLEGHPALQAYLGRLMARPAFAKAFKG
- a CDS encoding cupredoxin domain-containing protein — protein: MRRAIVLVVALGLAACGEPEDVAPDAIDASAPDAGHAHSSDAGAPDAAVEPDAGASDAGPTIHGCSRGVAADLTDRESVEIHFSDESQAYSPACIAVTAGTTVTFVGNFSSHPLQAGRVIGGTLVPDAAGTTPLPTAPHGSGDTASFVMSPAGAYGYYCVPHATVGMVGTIFVD